A genome region from Corynebacterium uberis includes the following:
- a CDS encoding DUF3151 domain-containing protein — translation MEINDMLAPPPVTLPADPAAGLDLHDPATVFAHPDSPLVWATLAEDALAAPTPDGAAKIHAYALARTGYHRSLDRLRANGWKGWGPVPFDHEPNQGVLRAIAALARAAALIGEDSEYDRCRQLLSDADPASVATLLDAPAGD, via the coding sequence ATGGAAATCAATGACATGCTCGCTCCCCCGCCAGTGACCCTGCCCGCGGACCCCGCGGCCGGGCTGGACCTGCATGACCCCGCCACGGTCTTTGCCCACCCGGACAGCCCCCTTGTGTGGGCCACCCTCGCCGAGGACGCCCTGGCAGCCCCCACCCCAGACGGCGCGGCCAAGATCCACGCCTACGCGCTGGCGCGCACCGGCTACCACCGCAGCCTCGACCGGCTGCGGGCCAACGGGTGGAAAGGCTGGGGCCCGGTGCCCTTCGACCACGAGCCGAACCAGGGGGTACTGCGGGCGATCGCCGCGCTGGCGCGGGCGGCAGCGCTCATCGGAGAAGACTCCGAGTATGACCGCTGCCGGCAGCTGCTTTCCGACGCCGACCCGGCCAGCGTGGCCACGCTGCTGGACGCGCCGGCGGGCGACTAA
- a CDS encoding acyl-CoA carboxylase epsilon subunit, which produces MAGTDPFAPQLTVLRGNPTDTEVEAVRAALADLARADAQSRTAPADRWGSYTPQGPARQRHRAAAYSPRAFSLITYR; this is translated from the coding sequence ATGGCAGGAACAGACCCCTTTGCCCCCCAGCTCACGGTGCTACGCGGCAACCCCACCGACACCGAGGTGGAGGCCGTGCGCGCCGCCCTGGCAGACCTTGCCCGCGCCGATGCACAGTCGCGCACCGCGCCCGCCGATCGGTGGGGCAGCTACACCCCACAGGGCCCGGCGCGCCAGCGCCACCGCGCCGCAGCGTATTCTCCGCGCGCCTTTAGCTTGATCACGTACCGCTAG
- a CDS encoding Maf family protein, translated as MRIILASQSPSRRAVLAAAGIAPLVRPSAVDEDAVRAQLPATAAPNTVVEALACAKAEALGAQPDAVTIGCDSMLLSAQGALQGKPHTVETTIARWKQQAGTTATLLTGHCLIAPDGSRYTEVTSTTVHFAQAHDEDIAAYAATGEPLGCAGAFTLEALGGWFIDRIEGDPSSVIGISLPALRRGLYSFGFSVHDFWAQPTTAGRDH; from the coding sequence ATGCGCATCATCCTGGCCTCCCAATCCCCCTCCCGGCGCGCCGTCCTGGCCGCCGCCGGGATTGCGCCCCTCGTGCGCCCGAGCGCCGTCGATGAGGATGCCGTGCGCGCACAGCTACCGGCCACCGCGGCGCCCAACACCGTGGTTGAGGCCCTGGCCTGCGCCAAGGCCGAGGCCCTGGGGGCTCAGCCCGATGCGGTCACCATCGGCTGCGACTCCATGCTGCTCAGCGCGCAGGGGGCCCTTCAGGGCAAGCCGCACACCGTGGAGACAACCATCGCACGCTGGAAGCAGCAGGCCGGCACCACCGCTACGCTGCTCACGGGGCACTGTCTGATCGCCCCGGATGGTTCCCGCTACACGGAGGTCACCTCCACGACCGTCCACTTCGCCCAGGCCCACGATGAGGACATCGCCGCCTACGCCGCCACCGGGGAGCCGCTTGGCTGCGCGGGCGCCTTTACCCTTGAGGCCCTGGGTGGCTGGTTCATCGACCGCATCGAGGGTGACCCCTCCAGCGTCATCGGCATCTCCCTGCCCGCGCTGCGCCGGGGTTTGTATTCCTTTGGCTTTAGCGTCCATGACTTCTGGGCCCAGCCCACCACGGCGGGACGGGATCACTGA
- a CDS encoding DUF418 domain-containing protein produces the protein MPETSALPPTPRTRTRRRINPRWRSLLPDRRPPGRLDGIDLARALAIMGMFYMHTWGHRLDDNLIYRLADGRASILFAVLAGVSVILLTKSRTVVQSLIQLIGRGVILTGIGLAISTDAVGPIVILVTYGFLYLLIAPLTFRLPLYALIPTAVAASVLAPLSSFVLRQDLPMASQFGDTPTFGLLVDGEWAQFFQLLFITGLFPLITWAPVFVWGMVAGRALFRIQHAAWWLAAWGAVLFAGAQTVSDTYAHRTHFFAWYSDLHPGGEPAADFLMHNAFGVTPPDTPRWMYLYVPHSGSVVEIFSSVGFSFLVIGICLLACSVPLLGVLTRPFSELGRMPLTAYVAHILAIGYLRGQGHDISEPGYAAANLLVPLVFAWLWFRIFRRGPLEAAMTKVLKLISPARTPRRA, from the coding sequence ATGCCAGAGACATCCGCGCTACCACCTACCCCCCGCACTCGCACCCGTCGTCGCATCAACCCGCGATGGCGTTCGCTGCTGCCTGATCGCCGCCCACCAGGTCGCCTCGACGGCATCGACCTGGCCCGTGCGCTGGCCATCATGGGCATGTTCTACATGCATACCTGGGGCCATCGGCTCGATGACAACCTCATCTATCGGCTTGCCGACGGCCGCGCATCCATCCTCTTTGCGGTCCTCGCCGGGGTCTCCGTCATCCTGCTGACCAAGTCGCGCACCGTCGTCCAGTCCCTCATCCAGCTCATCGGCAGGGGCGTTATCCTCACCGGGATCGGCCTGGCCATCTCTACCGACGCGGTAGGGCCCATTGTCATCCTGGTGACCTACGGGTTTTTATACCTGCTCATCGCCCCCCTGACCTTCCGGCTGCCCCTGTATGCGCTGATCCCCACCGCCGTCGCCGCCTCCGTGCTGGCCCCCTTAAGCTCCTTTGTGCTGCGCCAAGACCTTCCCATGGCCTCACAGTTTGGCGATACTCCCACCTTTGGGCTCCTCGTCGACGGCGAGTGGGCGCAGTTCTTCCAGCTGCTCTTCATCACCGGCCTGTTCCCCCTGATCACCTGGGCGCCCGTCTTCGTCTGGGGCATGGTCGCCGGGCGGGCCCTGTTTCGCATCCAGCACGCCGCCTGGTGGCTTGCCGCCTGGGGCGCGGTGCTCTTCGCCGGCGCCCAGACCGTCAGCGACACCTACGCCCACCGCACCCACTTCTTCGCTTGGTACTCTGACCTCCACCCCGGCGGCGAGCCGGCCGCGGACTTCCTCATGCACAACGCCTTTGGTGTCACGCCGCCGGACACCCCGCGCTGGATGTACCTCTACGTCCCGCACAGCGGCTCGGTGGTGGAGATCTTCTCCTCGGTGGGCTTTTCCTTCCTTGTCATCGGCATCTGCCTGCTGGCCTGCTCCGTACCGCTGCTGGGAGTGCTCACCCGCCCCTTCAGCGAACTTGGCCGCATGCCGCTGACCGCCTATGTGGCCCACATCCTGGCCATCGGCTACCTGCGCGGACAGGGCCACGACATCTCCGAGCCCGGCTACGCCGCGGCGAACCTGCTTGTTCCCCTCGTCTTCGCCTGGCTGTGGTTCCGCATCTTCCGCCGCGGCCCGCTCGAAGCCGCCATGACCAAGGTGCTCAAGCTCATCAGCCCGGCACGCACACCCCGCCGGGCCTAA